From a region of the Haematobia irritans isolate KBUSLIRL chromosome 4, ASM5000362v1, whole genome shotgun sequence genome:
- the elg1 gene encoding enhanced level of genomic instability 1 isoform X2 has protein sequence MQKFCTVIENNIEPNENPEIGNTNGNGSDRIIPVVVSYPRINSKIILQNMEEVLHTVKKQHKEKHRRKKELKKLAMIEAANTSNKQNGSNVEEVGAKTSNGERRHKHRDKEKRHVKKRPLQEKTTVENGKVLQESPIKSGTILQHFPRTPRKDEVSEVQTIVDSENDNKAEVVVNKPAKVTNAFEVMMNARNKTIGSNTPGKESPSPVADKEGKEANAKRKLKLQEWAEQKGAIKRKLDEEARAAYVDDQLEQRAKRFKEMLKSGGSPKLQSKPKAERKQRRKSSEQKNKDQEPAKERRKRTTTRVRRLSSLDSDESIEPSKPEIDKEAAEFLSKLNSPTKKRDSLLGYFPKKESPKEAVAKLSGQTAPIVKDKDISARETKKKQVSTIVSNETPTSSMSPVAVEGLENAKTDIGTPSGRPRRSCAGKARYDFDIDESPTKETAKSLKNTPARKTSTRGHINSLVKVHEEDHVDVIILDDSSNMCGSPGKCTPQGTPKKLAPLFMRSVPKPSPDPETLKARKAFLQSGVPEKLKLEQEKQKVFESTYDESIEIFPKIAHVRQLSQNEYLEMKQIIPLTYKLQSEDTYFQTPSPPTRRGKGKSNKRMYQIGTLSDCNASNFQIQPRAKIIFNMEKMSLPTLANKRAIIKNWKAEFEKFPTFKCYNQMREKYRYFSQSDSAQDTEQVSESFVVTRRTRRSLELQKKTKDDNPDEEYKPPPAAPNGELLFSEKYKPLLFEQVLVNLNPVTQLREFLSNWSNGSGTGSAKNSQNLDDSMDFNDSSCSNQGPACNTVVLLGPVSSGKTNAVFALANEMNFNVLEINAGMKRTGKKLIQELQEATQSHQIRKDAATALGSSQKKNLLKMSLNGLKSQMRRQNSNSNNMDSPGSDSSNSDLSQTSRKCLILIEDADIVFEQTDSGFTDAIYTLAASSKRPVIVVATNPNCSHLQRLMAQNTIHFTSPNVLNISKFLSVLSLIENCPVLLDDIISLYLFNNRDLRKTLLELQFFIQSGGDRQKQMITSNGEIKSKPTESKGSPSFYASPRKRQFSVEQEQMDNQDNLQMENKMQSDKSNDSVYMHRSLFEFYTVCQNSKHRVPFPVDFRKFAFNLNDIFGVSRKLSQANSNQTEPQVSPKASTKRRSKSPKKQWLSNAMKTTSTPLDNLCSFYENLSIASLLDTEKEECLQTTIQSTSLKPNKTSIMDRLNHNISEHISHTLLEKAIDVNLDADFCPYNLFDTPKSILSLCYELGTIQSRSKRARNLDYEPCLRAICRSEKLRSTLERRSTRFYHHLRNFALNVSNFSTTTFDQACEVFQSSNELEDKQDLQVTNTAVA, from the exons ATGCAAaagttttgcactgtaatagagAATAATAT CGAACCGAACGAAAACCCCGAAATAGGTAATACAAACGGAAATGGATCGGATAGGATAATACCGGTAGTGGTGTCTTATCCACGTATAAATTCCAAGATAATCCTCCAGAACAtggaagaagttttacatacagTCAAAAAGCAGCATAAAGAGAAACACAGGCGtaaaaaagaattgaaaaaattggCAATGATTGAGGCAGCAAACACGTCGAACAAGCAGAATGGTAGTAATGTGGAAGAAGTAGGAGCAAAGACAAGTAATGGTGAACGAAGACATAAGCACAGAGATAAAGAAAAGAGGCACGTCAAAAAGCGACCTCTTCAGGAGAAGACGACAGTAGAAAATGGAAAAGTATTGCAGGAAAGTCCCATAAAGTCAGGAACAATACTACAGCATTTTCCGAGAACTCCTAGAAAAGATGAAGTTTCAGAGGTTCAAACGATCGTCGATAGTGAGAACGATAACAAAGCGGAGGTTGTTGTTAACAAACCCGCCAAGGTTACCAATGCTTTTGAAGTAATGATGAATGCTCGGAATAAAACCATAGGTTCAAACACTCCTGGAAAAGAATCTCCATCTCCAGTGGCTGACAAAGAAGGGAAGGAAGCAAATgccaaaagaaaattaaagttGCAGGAATGGGCTGAGCAGAAAGGGGCAATCAAAAGAAAATTGGATGAAGAAGCCAGAGCTGCTTATGTCGATGATCAATTGGAGCAAAGAGCTAAACG ATTTAAAGAAATGCTAAAAAGTGGTGGCAGCCCCAAGTTACAGTCTAAACCAAAGGCAGAAAGAAAGCAAAGAAGAAAAAGCAGTGAACAAAAGAACAAAGATCAGGAGCCCGCGAAGGAAAGAAGGAAGCGTACTACAACAAGAGTTAGACGTTTGAGTTCACTTGATTCCGACGAGTCTATTGAGCCTAGCAAACCTGAGATAGACAAAGAGGCTGCAGAATTTCTTTCTAAACTCAATTCCCCAACAAAAAAACGTGATAGTCTTCTAGGTTATTTCCCAAAAAAAGAGTCACCTAAAGAAGCAGTGGCGAAGTTATCAGGTCAGACAGCACCAATAGTAAAGGATAAGGACATCAGCGCAAGGGAAACAAAGAAAAAGCAAGTTTCAACTATTGTTTCTAATGAAACACCAACGTCTAGTATGTCTCCCGTGGCTGTTGAAGGTCTCGAGAATGCAAAAACTGATATTGGCACACCCAGTGGAAGACCTAGACGATCATGTGCTGGAAAAGCCCGCTATGATTTTGATATAGACGAGAGTCCAACAAAAGAGACCGCCAAATCATTGAAAAATACTCCTGCACGAAAAACGTCTACCCGAGGTCACATCAACTCCCTAGTGAAAGTTCATGAAGAGGATCATGTGGATGTTATAATTTTGGATGACAGTTCAAATATGTGTGGATCACCTGGAAAATGTACACCTCAAGGAACACCAAAAAAACTAGCTCCACTTTTTATGCGTTCTGTACCAAAGCCTAGTCCAGATCCCGAAACTTTAAAAGCTCGCAAAGCTTTTCTTCAATCTGGCGTACCGGAGAAACTAAAATTGgaacaagaaaaacaaaaggtGTTTGAATCGACTTATGACGAGTCTATTGAGATATTTCCCAAAATAGCTCATGTTAGGCAACTAAGCCAAAATGAATACCTTGAAATGAAACAAATAATACCTTTAACATACAAATTACAATCGGAGGATACATATTTCCAGACACCATCTCCTCCCACACGCAGAGGAAAGGGCAAGTCGAACAAACGCATGTACCAAATAGGAACATTGTCGGACTGCAATGCTAGTAATTTTCAG atACAACCACGTGCTAAAATCATCTTTAACATGGAGAAAATGTCGTTGCCCACATTGGCAAACAAACGAGCcattattaaaaattggaaagcggaatttgaaaaatttcccacCTTTAAATGTTACAATCAAATGAGAGAAAAATACCGATACTTTAGTCAGTCAGACTCGGCCCAAGATACTGAACAAGTTTCAGAATCATTTGTTGTTACCAGGCGGACAAGGCGTTCATTGGAATTACAGAAGAAAACTAAGGATGATAATCCAGATGAGGAATATAAGCCACCACCTGCAGCTCCTAATGGAGAGctgttgtttagtgaaaaatatAAACCTCTTCTTTTCGAGCAGGTCTTGGTAAATTTAAATCCAGTAACACAATTGAGGGAATTTCTTTCCAACTGGTCAAATGGTTCAGGGACAGGAAGTGCAAAGAATTCGCAAAACTTGGATGATAGCATGGATTTTAACGATTCTTCTTGTAGCAATCAGGGACCCGCTTGCAACACTGTTGTCCTCTTGGGGCCTGTGTCTTCTGGGAAAACAAATGCTGTGTTTGCTTTAGCCAACGAAATGAACTTCAATGTTTTGGAAATAAATGCTGGCATGAAGAGAACCGGAAAGAAGTTAATACAAGAATTGCAGGAAGCAACACAATCCCATCAAATTCGTAAAGACGCGGCAACAGCTTTAGGCTCAAGTCAAAAGAAGAACTTGCTCAAAATGTCTTTGAATGGACTGAAATCTCAGATGAGACGTCAAAATTCAAATTCGAATAACATGGATTCCCCCGGTAGCGATTCAAGTAACAGTGATTTATCCCAAACTTCACGCAAATGTCTAATTCTAATAGAAGATGCGGACATTGTTTTCGAACAAACCGATTCGGGATTTACTGATGCCATTTACACATTAGCTGCTAGTTCGAAGAGACCCGTTATTGTGGTTGCAACAAATCCAAACTGCAGCCATTTGCAAAGGTTGATGGCCCAGAATACCATACACTTTACTTCGCCCAATGTtttgaatatttcaaaatttttgtccgtCTTATCTCTAATAGAAAATTGTCCAGTTCTATTGGACGATATTATATCGTTGTATCTGTTCAATAATCGTGATTTGAGAAAAACTTTACTTGAGCTACAATTTTTCATACAAAGTGGTGGGGATAGGCAAAAACAAATGATCACTTCCAATggtgaaataaaatcaaaacctACTGAATCAAAAGGTAGTCCTAGCTTTTACGCTTCACCCCGTAAACGTCAATTTTCTGTGGAACAGGAACAAATGGATAATCAAGATAATttacaaatggaaaataaaatgcaaTCGGATAAATCAAATGATAGTGTCTATATGCATCGTtcattatttgaattttatactgTGTGTCAAAATTCCAAGCATCGTGTTCCATTCCCCGTTGATTTTCGTAAATTTGCATTTAATTTGAATGATATATTCGGTGTGTCCAGAAAATTGTCCCAGGCAAATAGTAATCAGACTGAGCCACAAGTGTCTCCAAAGGCTTCGACAAAACGTAGATCAAAATCTCCCAAAAAACAATGGCTGTCAAACGCTATGAAAACCACATCGACTCCATTAGATAATTtatgttctttttatgaaaatctttcGATTGCTTCCTTATTGGATACGGAAAAGGAAGAATGCCTACAGACCACAATACAATCGACTTCTTTGAAACCAAATAAAACATCTATTATGGATCGTTTAAATCACAATATATCAGAGCATATATCGCATACCCTGTTGGAGAAAGCTATAGATGTGAATTTGGATGCTGATTTTTGTCCATATAATCTTTTTGATACGCCGAAATCCAT TTTATCACTTTGTTATGAATTGGGCACAATACAATCGCGTTCTAAACGAGCACGTAATTTGGATTATGAGCCATGTTTAAGAGCTATTTGTCGAAGTGAAAAATTACGTTCAACTTTAGAAAGACGTTCAACACGTTTCTATCATCATCTACGAAACTTTGCGCTAAATGTCAGCAATTTTTCTACAACAACTTTCGACCAGGCTTGCGAAGTGTTTCAATCATCAAATGAATTAGAAGATAAACAAGATTTACAAGTAACAAATACAGCTGTAGCgtag
- the LOC142236539 gene encoding cytochrome b5 encodes MVESSDSVNQCEISSQDMTQNYTLCEIKENNGRNGKPVWIIVKGVVYDVTKFVKDHPGGEDLILEYGGKDATKAFNDVGHSIDAIQDMKLYKIGLVDSDCSQQCQIVTTEKNTQTIIDQNCQRKKKRIKLFFCF; translated from the exons ATGGTAGAGTCTTCCGACAGTGTAAATCAGTGCGAAATATCAAGTCAAGATATGACACAAAACTATACTCTgtgtgaaataaaagaaaataatggtAGAAATGGAAAACCTGTATGGATTATTGTTAAGGGTGTTGTGTATGATGTGACGAAATTTGTGAAAGAT CATCCTGGTGGTGAagatttaattttggaatatgGAGGAAAGGATGCCACAAAAGCTTTCAATGATGTTGGCCACTCCATAGATGCTATACAAGATatgaaattgtacaaaattggtCTAGTGGATAGTGAT TGCTCCCAACagtgtcaaattgtaacgaCGGAGAAGAACACACAAACAATAATAGACCAAAATTGTCAGCGGAAAAAGAAgcgtataaaattatttttttgcttttga
- the elg1 gene encoding enhanced level of genomic instability 1 isoform X1 — protein MESMTELKPPSSYSIESEPNENPEIGNTNGNGSDRIIPVVVSYPRINSKIILQNMEEVLHTVKKQHKEKHRRKKELKKLAMIEAANTSNKQNGSNVEEVGAKTSNGERRHKHRDKEKRHVKKRPLQEKTTVENGKVLQESPIKSGTILQHFPRTPRKDEVSEVQTIVDSENDNKAEVVVNKPAKVTNAFEVMMNARNKTIGSNTPGKESPSPVADKEGKEANAKRKLKLQEWAEQKGAIKRKLDEEARAAYVDDQLEQRAKRFKEMLKSGGSPKLQSKPKAERKQRRKSSEQKNKDQEPAKERRKRTTTRVRRLSSLDSDESIEPSKPEIDKEAAEFLSKLNSPTKKRDSLLGYFPKKESPKEAVAKLSGQTAPIVKDKDISARETKKKQVSTIVSNETPTSSMSPVAVEGLENAKTDIGTPSGRPRRSCAGKARYDFDIDESPTKETAKSLKNTPARKTSTRGHINSLVKVHEEDHVDVIILDDSSNMCGSPGKCTPQGTPKKLAPLFMRSVPKPSPDPETLKARKAFLQSGVPEKLKLEQEKQKVFESTYDESIEIFPKIAHVRQLSQNEYLEMKQIIPLTYKLQSEDTYFQTPSPPTRRGKGKSNKRMYQIGTLSDCNASNFQIQPRAKIIFNMEKMSLPTLANKRAIIKNWKAEFEKFPTFKCYNQMREKYRYFSQSDSAQDTEQVSESFVVTRRTRRSLELQKKTKDDNPDEEYKPPPAAPNGELLFSEKYKPLLFEQVLVNLNPVTQLREFLSNWSNGSGTGSAKNSQNLDDSMDFNDSSCSNQGPACNTVVLLGPVSSGKTNAVFALANEMNFNVLEINAGMKRTGKKLIQELQEATQSHQIRKDAATALGSSQKKNLLKMSLNGLKSQMRRQNSNSNNMDSPGSDSSNSDLSQTSRKCLILIEDADIVFEQTDSGFTDAIYTLAASSKRPVIVVATNPNCSHLQRLMAQNTIHFTSPNVLNISKFLSVLSLIENCPVLLDDIISLYLFNNRDLRKTLLELQFFIQSGGDRQKQMITSNGEIKSKPTESKGSPSFYASPRKRQFSVEQEQMDNQDNLQMENKMQSDKSNDSVYMHRSLFEFYTVCQNSKHRVPFPVDFRKFAFNLNDIFGVSRKLSQANSNQTEPQVSPKASTKRRSKSPKKQWLSNAMKTTSTPLDNLCSFYENLSIASLLDTEKEECLQTTIQSTSLKPNKTSIMDRLNHNISEHISHTLLEKAIDVNLDADFCPYNLFDTPKSILSLCYELGTIQSRSKRARNLDYEPCLRAICRSEKLRSTLERRSTRFYHHLRNFALNVSNFSTTTFDQACEVFQSSNELEDKQDLQVTNTAVA, from the exons ATGGAAAGTATGACTGAGTTGAAACCCCCTTCATCTTATTCCATTGAAAGCGAACCGAACGAAAACCCCGAAATAGGTAATACAAACGGAAATGGATCGGATAGGATAATACCGGTAGTGGTGTCTTATCCACGTATAAATTCCAAGATAATCCTCCAGAACAtggaagaagttttacatacagTCAAAAAGCAGCATAAAGAGAAACACAGGCGtaaaaaagaattgaaaaaattggCAATGATTGAGGCAGCAAACACGTCGAACAAGCAGAATGGTAGTAATGTGGAAGAAGTAGGAGCAAAGACAAGTAATGGTGAACGAAGACATAAGCACAGAGATAAAGAAAAGAGGCACGTCAAAAAGCGACCTCTTCAGGAGAAGACGACAGTAGAAAATGGAAAAGTATTGCAGGAAAGTCCCATAAAGTCAGGAACAATACTACAGCATTTTCCGAGAACTCCTAGAAAAGATGAAGTTTCAGAGGTTCAAACGATCGTCGATAGTGAGAACGATAACAAAGCGGAGGTTGTTGTTAACAAACCCGCCAAGGTTACCAATGCTTTTGAAGTAATGATGAATGCTCGGAATAAAACCATAGGTTCAAACACTCCTGGAAAAGAATCTCCATCTCCAGTGGCTGACAAAGAAGGGAAGGAAGCAAATgccaaaagaaaattaaagttGCAGGAATGGGCTGAGCAGAAAGGGGCAATCAAAAGAAAATTGGATGAAGAAGCCAGAGCTGCTTATGTCGATGATCAATTGGAGCAAAGAGCTAAACG ATTTAAAGAAATGCTAAAAAGTGGTGGCAGCCCCAAGTTACAGTCTAAACCAAAGGCAGAAAGAAAGCAAAGAAGAAAAAGCAGTGAACAAAAGAACAAAGATCAGGAGCCCGCGAAGGAAAGAAGGAAGCGTACTACAACAAGAGTTAGACGTTTGAGTTCACTTGATTCCGACGAGTCTATTGAGCCTAGCAAACCTGAGATAGACAAAGAGGCTGCAGAATTTCTTTCTAAACTCAATTCCCCAACAAAAAAACGTGATAGTCTTCTAGGTTATTTCCCAAAAAAAGAGTCACCTAAAGAAGCAGTGGCGAAGTTATCAGGTCAGACAGCACCAATAGTAAAGGATAAGGACATCAGCGCAAGGGAAACAAAGAAAAAGCAAGTTTCAACTATTGTTTCTAATGAAACACCAACGTCTAGTATGTCTCCCGTGGCTGTTGAAGGTCTCGAGAATGCAAAAACTGATATTGGCACACCCAGTGGAAGACCTAGACGATCATGTGCTGGAAAAGCCCGCTATGATTTTGATATAGACGAGAGTCCAACAAAAGAGACCGCCAAATCATTGAAAAATACTCCTGCACGAAAAACGTCTACCCGAGGTCACATCAACTCCCTAGTGAAAGTTCATGAAGAGGATCATGTGGATGTTATAATTTTGGATGACAGTTCAAATATGTGTGGATCACCTGGAAAATGTACACCTCAAGGAACACCAAAAAAACTAGCTCCACTTTTTATGCGTTCTGTACCAAAGCCTAGTCCAGATCCCGAAACTTTAAAAGCTCGCAAAGCTTTTCTTCAATCTGGCGTACCGGAGAAACTAAAATTGgaacaagaaaaacaaaaggtGTTTGAATCGACTTATGACGAGTCTATTGAGATATTTCCCAAAATAGCTCATGTTAGGCAACTAAGCCAAAATGAATACCTTGAAATGAAACAAATAATACCTTTAACATACAAATTACAATCGGAGGATACATATTTCCAGACACCATCTCCTCCCACACGCAGAGGAAAGGGCAAGTCGAACAAACGCATGTACCAAATAGGAACATTGTCGGACTGCAATGCTAGTAATTTTCAG atACAACCACGTGCTAAAATCATCTTTAACATGGAGAAAATGTCGTTGCCCACATTGGCAAACAAACGAGCcattattaaaaattggaaagcggaatttgaaaaatttcccacCTTTAAATGTTACAATCAAATGAGAGAAAAATACCGATACTTTAGTCAGTCAGACTCGGCCCAAGATACTGAACAAGTTTCAGAATCATTTGTTGTTACCAGGCGGACAAGGCGTTCATTGGAATTACAGAAGAAAACTAAGGATGATAATCCAGATGAGGAATATAAGCCACCACCTGCAGCTCCTAATGGAGAGctgttgtttagtgaaaaatatAAACCTCTTCTTTTCGAGCAGGTCTTGGTAAATTTAAATCCAGTAACACAATTGAGGGAATTTCTTTCCAACTGGTCAAATGGTTCAGGGACAGGAAGTGCAAAGAATTCGCAAAACTTGGATGATAGCATGGATTTTAACGATTCTTCTTGTAGCAATCAGGGACCCGCTTGCAACACTGTTGTCCTCTTGGGGCCTGTGTCTTCTGGGAAAACAAATGCTGTGTTTGCTTTAGCCAACGAAATGAACTTCAATGTTTTGGAAATAAATGCTGGCATGAAGAGAACCGGAAAGAAGTTAATACAAGAATTGCAGGAAGCAACACAATCCCATCAAATTCGTAAAGACGCGGCAACAGCTTTAGGCTCAAGTCAAAAGAAGAACTTGCTCAAAATGTCTTTGAATGGACTGAAATCTCAGATGAGACGTCAAAATTCAAATTCGAATAACATGGATTCCCCCGGTAGCGATTCAAGTAACAGTGATTTATCCCAAACTTCACGCAAATGTCTAATTCTAATAGAAGATGCGGACATTGTTTTCGAACAAACCGATTCGGGATTTACTGATGCCATTTACACATTAGCTGCTAGTTCGAAGAGACCCGTTATTGTGGTTGCAACAAATCCAAACTGCAGCCATTTGCAAAGGTTGATGGCCCAGAATACCATACACTTTACTTCGCCCAATGTtttgaatatttcaaaatttttgtccgtCTTATCTCTAATAGAAAATTGTCCAGTTCTATTGGACGATATTATATCGTTGTATCTGTTCAATAATCGTGATTTGAGAAAAACTTTACTTGAGCTACAATTTTTCATACAAAGTGGTGGGGATAGGCAAAAACAAATGATCACTTCCAATggtgaaataaaatcaaaacctACTGAATCAAAAGGTAGTCCTAGCTTTTACGCTTCACCCCGTAAACGTCAATTTTCTGTGGAACAGGAACAAATGGATAATCAAGATAATttacaaatggaaaataaaatgcaaTCGGATAAATCAAATGATAGTGTCTATATGCATCGTtcattatttgaattttatactgTGTGTCAAAATTCCAAGCATCGTGTTCCATTCCCCGTTGATTTTCGTAAATTTGCATTTAATTTGAATGATATATTCGGTGTGTCCAGAAAATTGTCCCAGGCAAATAGTAATCAGACTGAGCCACAAGTGTCTCCAAAGGCTTCGACAAAACGTAGATCAAAATCTCCCAAAAAACAATGGCTGTCAAACGCTATGAAAACCACATCGACTCCATTAGATAATTtatgttctttttatgaaaatctttcGATTGCTTCCTTATTGGATACGGAAAAGGAAGAATGCCTACAGACCACAATACAATCGACTTCTTTGAAACCAAATAAAACATCTATTATGGATCGTTTAAATCACAATATATCAGAGCATATATCGCATACCCTGTTGGAGAAAGCTATAGATGTGAATTTGGATGCTGATTTTTGTCCATATAATCTTTTTGATACGCCGAAATCCAT TTTATCACTTTGTTATGAATTGGGCACAATACAATCGCGTTCTAAACGAGCACGTAATTTGGATTATGAGCCATGTTTAAGAGCTATTTGTCGAAGTGAAAAATTACGTTCAACTTTAGAAAGACGTTCAACACGTTTCTATCATCATCTACGAAACTTTGCGCTAAATGTCAGCAATTTTTCTACAACAACTTTCGACCAGGCTTGCGAAGTGTTTCAATCATCAAATGAATTAGAAGATAAACAAGATTTACAAGTAACAAATACAGCTGTAGCgtag